One window of the Nocardia huaxiensis genome contains the following:
- a CDS encoding DUF2469 domain-containing protein has protein sequence MSAEDLEKYETEMELSLYREYKDIVGQFSYVVETERRFYLANSVELRPQNADGEVYFEVRMSDAWVWDMYRPARFVKHVRVITFKDVNIEELEKPDLRLPE, from the coding sequence ATGAGCGCCGAGGACCTCGAGAAGTACGAAACCGAGATGGAGCTATCCCTGTACCGCGAGTACAAGGACATCGTCGGTCAATTCTCGTACGTGGTGGAGACCGAGCGCCGCTTCTACCTCGCCAATTCCGTCGAGCTGCGGCCGCAGAACGCCGATGGAGAGGTGTATTTCGAGGTGCGGATGTCCGATGCATGGGTTTGGGACATGTACCGGCCTGCCCGCTTCGTGAAGCACGTTCGCGTCATCACCTTCAAAGACGTCAATATCGAGGAGCTGGAGAAGCCTGACCTGCGGCTTCCCGAGTAG
- a CDS encoding ribonuclease HII, whose amino-acid sequence MQPRGGKSTQGVERADWPPRVVMRRSGGLRTLESALIRSGLGPVAGVDEAGRGPSAGPLVVAACVLPPKPVAALSALDDSKKLTEAVREELFPVIQRLALAYQVVVIPAWEIDSIGIHVANIEGMRRAVAGLDPVPGYVLTDGFRVPGIPVPALPVIGGDATSASIAAASVLAKVTRDRMMVELDEQFPGYGFATHKGYNTPEHNEALQRLGVTTEHRRSWRNVRETGRVATDTAYAG is encoded by the coding sequence ATTCAGCCGCGGGGCGGCAAGAGCACACAGGGCGTCGAACGGGCGGATTGGCCGCCGCGGGTGGTCATGCGCCGCTCCGGCGGGCTACGCACACTGGAATCGGCGCTGATTCGCAGCGGGCTCGGGCCCGTCGCGGGCGTGGACGAGGCCGGGCGCGGTCCGTCCGCCGGGCCGCTGGTGGTCGCTGCCTGTGTGCTGCCGCCCAAACCGGTGGCCGCGCTGTCGGCTCTCGATGACTCCAAGAAGCTCACCGAGGCGGTGCGCGAAGAGCTGTTCCCGGTGATCCAGCGGCTCGCCCTGGCCTATCAGGTGGTCGTCATCCCGGCCTGGGAGATCGACTCCATCGGCATCCACGTCGCCAATATCGAGGGCATGCGCCGCGCCGTGGCCGGGCTGGATCCGGTGCCCGGCTATGTGCTCACCGACGGCTTCCGGGTGCCGGGCATCCCGGTGCCGGCACTGCCGGTGATCGGCGGCGATGCCACCTCGGCCAGTATCGCGGCGGCCAGTGTGCTGGCCAAGGTGACCCGTGATCGCATGATGGTCGAACTCGACGAACAGTTCCCGGGCTACGGGTTCGCGACCCACAAGGGTTACAACACACCGGAACACAATGAGGCGCTGCAGCGACTGGGCGTCACCACCGAGCACCGGCGGTCCTGGCGAAACGTCCGTGAGACCGGCCGAGTGGCTACCGATACCGCGTATGCGGGATGA
- the lepB gene encoding signal peptidase I, which translates to MADESESIAVPGSDDDGRDESRKAEKPKKKQRPFWQELPILIGIAAVITALVVNFIGRPYVIPSQSMEPTLHGCAGCTGDRIYVEKLSYYFGDPKPGDVVVFVGPTDSWNKTYRSTRSDNTVVRGVQNFFSFFGLVPPDENDLVKRVIAVGGQTVQCCDAQGRVMVDGKPLDEPYVVAANNMNPKTFGPVKIPDGFLWVMGDNRSQSADSRYHMDDQYDGAVPVSDVRGKAVFKIWPPSRIGPIRSVDPQTN; encoded by the coding sequence GTGGCAGACGAGAGCGAGTCGATAGCGGTGCCCGGATCGGACGACGACGGCCGGGACGAGAGCCGCAAGGCCGAGAAGCCGAAGAAGAAGCAGCGTCCGTTCTGGCAGGAATTGCCGATTCTGATCGGTATCGCCGCGGTCATCACCGCGCTGGTCGTGAACTTCATCGGACGGCCGTATGTGATTCCCTCGCAGTCGATGGAACCCACGCTGCACGGTTGTGCCGGCTGCACCGGCGACCGCATCTACGTGGAGAAGCTGAGCTACTACTTCGGTGATCCGAAGCCGGGCGATGTGGTGGTGTTCGTCGGCCCCACCGACTCGTGGAACAAGACCTATCGGTCGACACGCTCGGACAATACGGTCGTCCGCGGCGTGCAGAACTTCTTCTCGTTCTTCGGCTTGGTGCCGCCGGATGAGAACGACCTGGTGAAGCGGGTCATCGCGGTGGGCGGGCAGACCGTGCAGTGCTGTGACGCGCAGGGCCGGGTCATGGTCGACGGCAAACCGCTCGACGAGCCGTACGTGGTGGCCGCCAATAACATGAACCCGAAAACCTTCGGGCCGGTGAAGATTCCGGACGGGTTCCTGTGGGTGATGGGCGACAACCGCTCCCAGTCGGCCGACTCGCGCTATCACATGGACGACCAGTACGACGGTGCCGTGCCGGTGTCCGATGTGCGCGGTAAGGCGGTCTTCAAGATCTGGCCACCGAGCCGGATCGGGCCGATCCGCTCGGTAGACCCCCAGACGAACTGA
- the rplS gene encoding 50S ribosomal protein L19, translated as MNTLDFVDASSLRSDVPDFRPGDTVNVHVKVIEGNKERVQVFKGVVIRRQNGGIRETFTVRKVSFGVGVERTFPVHSPNLDKIEVVTRGDVRRAKLYYLRDLRGKAAKIKEKR; from the coding sequence ATGAACACCCTCGACTTCGTCGACGCATCGTCGCTGCGCAGCGACGTCCCGGACTTCCGCCCGGGTGACACGGTCAACGTGCACGTGAAGGTTATCGAAGGCAACAAGGAACGTGTCCAGGTCTTCAAGGGCGTCGTGATCCGCCGTCAGAACGGTGGCATCCGCGAGACCTTCACCGTGCGCAAGGTGTCCTTCGGTGTCGGCGTGGAGCGCACCTTCCCGGTGCACAGCCCCAACCTCGACAAGATCGAGGTCGTCACCCGTGGTGACGTGCGCCGCGCCAAGCTGTACTACCTGCGCGATCTGCGCGGCAAGGCCGCCAAGATCAAGGAAAAGCGCTGA
- a CDS encoding alpha-keto acid decarboxylase family protein: MGYDVGDYLLDRLHELGVTEIFGVPGDFNLQFLDRVIDHPGIRWVGSANELNAGYAADGYARLRGIGAVVTTYGVGELSAVNAIAGSYAEHVPVVHIVGVPAKDIQANHRVIHHTLGDGDFHHFRRIAAEVTCAQADLGAADARQEIDRVLNSVRVHRRPGYLMLATDTARVDVPRPSAPLAPPADFSSAGARAAFEQAAREFLSGRQVTVLADVFADRVGATDELRELLSTHRLPHATLAWGKTLVDESAPNFLGVYTGAASPEVVRAGVEDAERLVIVGVQYTDSTTAGFSQRIDAHRTIDIGPERTVIGGIDTYAPLSLPVALEILSRIAGEFAHPATTPVVADATPTVESNGDAPLTQATLWPIVAEALGDSNIVVADQGTAFFGLATLRMPQGITFLGQPLWGSIGYALPAALGAGLACPDRRAVLVIGDGAAQLSIQELGTWIRERVHGVIILVDNNGYAIERAIHGPDAAYNDIAPWRWDDLPRAFGGDEDSVLTLCATTIGELRDCVHTATEAKDRLAFLRVVTGATDYPPLVSDIASALTRANSAS, from the coding sequence ATGGGCTACGACGTCGGGGACTATCTGCTCGATCGGCTGCATGAACTCGGAGTCACCGAGATATTCGGCGTACCAGGGGATTTCAATCTGCAATTCCTGGATCGCGTGATCGACCACCCCGGAATCCGCTGGGTCGGCAGCGCCAATGAGCTCAATGCCGGCTACGCGGCGGACGGGTACGCGCGACTGCGGGGAATCGGGGCCGTCGTCACCACCTACGGCGTCGGCGAACTGAGCGCGGTGAACGCCATCGCGGGCAGCTACGCCGAACATGTCCCGGTCGTGCACATCGTCGGAGTGCCGGCCAAGGATATTCAGGCCAACCATCGCGTCATCCACCACACGCTCGGCGACGGCGACTTCCATCACTTCCGCCGCATCGCCGCCGAAGTCACCTGCGCGCAAGCCGATCTCGGCGCGGCCGACGCCCGCCAGGAGATCGACCGGGTGCTGAATTCGGTGCGCGTGCACCGGCGGCCCGGCTACCTGATGCTCGCCACCGATACCGCACGGGTCGACGTTCCACGACCGTCCGCGCCGCTGGCCCCACCCGCGGATTTCAGCAGTGCCGGGGCGCGCGCCGCCTTCGAGCAGGCCGCGCGGGAGTTCCTGTCCGGGCGGCAGGTCACCGTCCTGGCCGATGTCTTCGCCGACCGCGTCGGCGCGACCGATGAACTGCGCGAACTGCTTTCGACGCACAGGCTGCCGCATGCCACCCTCGCCTGGGGCAAGACGCTGGTCGACGAATCCGCGCCGAACTTCCTCGGCGTGTACACGGGCGCGGCATCGCCGGAGGTGGTGCGCGCCGGGGTCGAAGACGCGGAACGGCTCGTCATCGTGGGCGTGCAATACACCGACAGCACCACCGCCGGATTCAGTCAGCGCATCGACGCGCACCGGACCATCGATATCGGTCCCGAGCGCACGGTCATCGGCGGCATCGACACCTACGCGCCGCTGTCACTGCCCGTCGCACTGGAGATCCTGAGCCGGATCGCGGGCGAATTCGCCCATCCCGCAACGACTCCGGTGGTCGCTGACGCCACCCCCACCGTCGAATCGAACGGTGATGCGCCACTCACCCAGGCCACCCTCTGGCCGATCGTCGCCGAGGCGCTGGGCGACAGCAATATCGTCGTCGCCGATCAGGGCACCGCGTTCTTCGGCCTCGCCACCCTGCGCATGCCGCAGGGCATTACCTTTCTCGGCCAGCCGCTGTGGGGTTCCATCGGCTACGCCCTGCCCGCCGCGCTCGGCGCCGGACTGGCCTGCCCGGACCGCCGGGCCGTGCTCGTCATCGGCGACGGCGCCGCGCAGCTGTCGATTCAAGAACTCGGCACCTGGATCCGCGAGCGCGTGCACGGCGTCATCATCCTGGTGGACAACAACGGCTACGCCATCGAACGCGCCATCCACGGCCCCGACGCCGCCTACAACGACATCGCGCCCTGGCGCTGGGACGACCTGCCGCGGGCCTTCGGCGGCGACGAGGACTCCGTGCTGACGCTGTGCGCCACCACGATCGGCGAACTGCGTGATTGTGTGCACACGGCCACCGAGGCCAAGGATCGGCTCGCATTCTTGCGGGTGGTGACCGGAGCGACGGACTATCCGCCGCTCGTGTCGGATATCGCGTCGGCGCTCACCCGGGCCAACAGCGCGTCCTGA
- a CDS encoding Tex family protein, whose protein sequence is MTTASETVNAETTGAESTVRLASVSRRIADELSVGEGQVRAAVELLDAGSTVPFIARYRKEVTGGLDDAQLRTLDERLHYLREMDERRGSIIESVRGQGKLTPELHAQIMLADTKARLEDIYLPFKPKRRTKAQIAREAGHEPVADALLNDPTTDPAQYDAEQLDGARAILVERFAEDADLVGELRELMWERGQITSTVRAGKEEAGAKFADYFEFSEPFSKLPSHRILALLRGEKEEVLTLHLEADTEEPEDGERTIYEGRIAYKFGIAEQGRAADKWLLDTVRWAWRTKLQVSLGIDTRMRLRQSAERDAVDVFAANLRDLLLAAPAGTRTTMGLDPGYRTGVKVAVVDSTGKCVATEVIYPHKPQGQTEKSLAVLGALVARFNVELIAIGNGTASRETDALAAELISRIPENKPTKIVVSEAGASVYSASAYASQELPDMDVSLRGAVSIARRLQDPLAELVKIDPKSIGVGQYQHDVSETLLARSLGAVVEDAVNAVGVDVNTASVPLLSRVSGIATSLAESIVAHRDANGPFRSRAALKDVPRLGPKAFEQCAGFLRIRGGDDPLDTSSVHPEAYPVVRRILDASGRGMQELIGNTTVLRSLKPADFTDEKFGVPTVTDIISELEKPGRDPRPEFKTAEFAAGIEKVADLKPGMVLEGVVTNVAAFGAFVDVGVHQDGLVHVSAMSHNFVKDPREVVKSGDVVKVKVLEVDVQRQRIGLSLRLDDEPGAAKPERGEGRPRGGQNQGGGPRGDGRPRQGGQGGRQGGQGGQRQGGQGGRGGNDRRSQSAPSGSMADALRRAGFGK, encoded by the coding sequence GTGACGACAGCCTCCGAAACCGTCAACGCAGAGACCACTGGTGCCGAGAGCACTGTCCGCCTGGCCAGCGTGAGCCGGCGCATCGCCGATGAGCTGAGCGTGGGCGAGGGACAGGTGCGCGCGGCCGTCGAGCTATTGGACGCCGGATCGACCGTGCCGTTCATCGCCCGGTACCGCAAGGAGGTCACCGGCGGGCTCGACGACGCGCAGCTACGCACGCTCGACGAGCGGCTGCACTACCTGCGGGAAATGGACGAGCGGCGCGGGTCGATCATCGAATCGGTTCGCGGGCAGGGGAAGCTGACCCCCGAGCTGCACGCGCAGATCATGCTGGCCGACACCAAGGCCCGCCTGGAAGACATCTACCTGCCGTTCAAGCCGAAGCGGCGCACCAAGGCGCAGATCGCGCGCGAGGCCGGGCACGAGCCGGTGGCCGACGCACTGCTGAACGACCCGACCACCGATCCCGCACAGTACGACGCCGAACAGCTCGACGGCGCCCGCGCCATCCTGGTGGAACGCTTCGCCGAAGACGCCGACCTGGTGGGCGAACTGCGCGAACTCATGTGGGAGCGCGGCCAGATCACCTCCACGGTGCGCGCGGGCAAGGAAGAGGCGGGCGCGAAGTTCGCCGACTACTTCGAGTTCAGCGAACCGTTCAGCAAGCTGCCCTCGCACCGGATCCTGGCGCTGCTGCGCGGCGAGAAGGAAGAGGTGCTCACCCTGCACCTCGAAGCCGACACCGAGGAACCCGAGGACGGCGAGCGCACCATCTACGAGGGCCGCATCGCCTACAAGTTCGGCATCGCCGAGCAGGGCCGCGCCGCCGACAAGTGGCTGCTCGACACCGTGCGCTGGGCATGGCGCACCAAGCTCCAGGTGAGCCTGGGCATCGACACTCGAATGCGGTTGCGGCAGAGCGCCGAACGCGACGCCGTCGACGTGTTCGCGGCCAACCTGCGCGACCTGCTGCTGGCCGCCCCGGCCGGCACCCGCACCACCATGGGCCTGGACCCGGGCTATCGCACGGGTGTGAAGGTGGCCGTGGTGGATTCGACGGGCAAGTGCGTCGCCACCGAGGTCATCTACCCGCACAAGCCGCAGGGGCAGACCGAGAAGTCCCTGGCAGTGCTGGGCGCACTGGTCGCCCGCTTCAATGTCGAGCTGATCGCCATCGGCAACGGCACCGCCTCCCGCGAGACCGACGCCCTTGCCGCCGAACTCATCTCGCGCATCCCCGAGAACAAGCCCACCAAGATCGTGGTCTCCGAAGCGGGCGCCTCGGTGTACTCCGCCTCGGCCTACGCCTCGCAGGAACTGCCCGATATGGACGTGTCGCTGCGCGGCGCGGTCTCCATCGCCCGCCGCCTGCAGGACCCGCTGGCCGAACTGGTGAAGATCGACCCGAAGTCCATCGGCGTCGGCCAGTACCAGCACGACGTGTCCGAAACCCTGCTCGCCCGCTCGCTGGGCGCGGTCGTCGAGGACGCGGTGAACGCGGTCGGCGTGGACGTCAACACCGCCTCGGTGCCGCTGCTGTCCCGCGTCTCCGGCATCGCCACCTCGCTGGCGGAAAGCATTGTGGCACACCGCGACGCCAACGGCCCCTTCCGCAGCCGCGCCGCCCTCAAGGACGTTCCGCGCCTGGGCCCCAAGGCTTTCGAACAGTGCGCGGGCTTCCTGCGCATCCGCGGCGGCGACGATCCGCTGGACACCTCCTCGGTGCACCCCGAGGCGTACCCGGTCGTCCGTCGCATCCTCGACGCCAGCGGCCGCGGCATGCAGGAACTCATCGGCAACACCACCGTCCTGCGCTCGCTGAAGCCCGCCGATTTCACCGATGAGAAGTTCGGTGTCCCCACCGTCACCGACATCATCAGCGAACTCGAGAAGCCCGGCCGCGACCCGCGCCCCGAATTCAAGACCGCCGAATTCGCCGCCGGCATCGAGAAGGTCGCCGACCTGAAGCCCGGCATGGTCCTCGAGGGCGTCGTCACCAATGTCGCCGCCTTCGGCGCCTTCGTCGACGTCGGCGTCCACCAGGACGGCCTCGTCCACGTCTCCGCCATGTCCCACAACTTCGTCAAGGATCCGCGCGAGGTCGTGAAATCCGGCGACGTGGTGAAGGTCAAGGTCCTCGAGGTCGACGTCCAGCGCCAGCGCATCGGCCTGTCCCTGCGCCTGGACGACGAGCCCGGCGCGGCCAAACCCGAACGCGGCGAAGGCCGTCCGCGCGGCGGCCAGAACCAGGGCGGCGGCCCCCGCGGCGACGGCCGCCCCCGCCAGGGCGGCCAGGGCGGTCGCCAAGGCGGTCAGGGCGGCCAGCGCCAGGGCGGCCAAGGTGGTCGCGGCGGAAACGACCGTCGCAGCCAGTCCGCGCCCAGCGGCTCCATGGCAGATGCCCTGCGTCGCGCGGGATTCGGCAAGTAA
- the trmD gene encoding tRNA (guanosine(37)-N1)-methyltransferase TrmD has product MRIDVVTIFPEYLEPMRTALLGKAIDKGILEVGVHDLRDWTHDVHKAVDDSPYGGGPGMVMKPVVWGDALDAVCPDEALLVVPTPAGVPFTQRTAERWSTEKHIVFACGRYEGIDQRVFDDAARRVRVEEVSIGDYVLIGGEAAVLVMTEAFVRLIPGVLGNQQSHEQDSFSDGLLEGPSYTRPVSWRGLDVPEILLSGNHAKIDAWRREQSLQRTRERRPDLLPDEQ; this is encoded by the coding sequence ATGCGTATCGACGTCGTCACCATCTTCCCCGAATACCTCGAGCCGATGCGAACGGCCTTGCTGGGCAAGGCGATCGACAAGGGCATCCTCGAGGTCGGCGTGCACGACCTGCGCGATTGGACGCACGACGTGCACAAGGCCGTGGACGATTCGCCGTACGGCGGCGGGCCGGGCATGGTCATGAAGCCTGTCGTGTGGGGCGATGCCCTGGATGCGGTGTGCCCCGACGAAGCGCTGCTCGTCGTACCCACGCCCGCCGGTGTCCCCTTCACCCAGCGCACCGCCGAACGCTGGTCCACCGAGAAGCACATCGTCTTCGCGTGTGGCCGCTATGAAGGCATCGACCAGCGCGTCTTCGACGACGCAGCCCGCCGGGTGCGCGTCGAAGAGGTCAGCATCGGCGACTACGTCCTCATCGGTGGTGAGGCGGCGGTGCTCGTCATGACCGAGGCGTTCGTCCGTCTGATTCCGGGCGTGCTCGGCAATCAGCAATCTCACGAACAGGATTCGTTCTCCGACGGTCTCCTGGAAGGCCCGTCCTACACCCGCCCGGTCTCCTGGCGTGGCCTCGACGTTCCCGAAATCCTGCTCTCCGGCAACCACGCCAAGATCGACGCCTGGCGCCGTGAGCAGTCCCTCCAGCGCACCCGCGAGCGCCGCCCCGACCTGCTCCCCGACGAGCAGTAA
- the rimM gene encoding ribosome maturation factor RimM (Essential for efficient processing of 16S rRNA), with translation MELVVGRVAKSHGVRGELVVEVRTDEPELRFAAGNTLTGKLPRAKQTQKFEVESAREHSGRLLLRLDGVNDRTAADALRGMLFVVDTADLPPSEDPDEYYDHELEGLRVELGDGTVVGTVREVLHSAAGELLSIKASEAFPPAGREILVPFVTAMVPTVSIADGLIVIDPPEGLLDAE, from the coding sequence ATGGAACTGGTCGTCGGTCGGGTCGCCAAATCGCACGGTGTGCGTGGCGAACTCGTCGTAGAAGTCCGCACCGACGAGCCGGAACTGCGGTTCGCGGCAGGCAACACCCTCACGGGCAAGCTGCCGCGCGCCAAGCAGACGCAGAAGTTCGAAGTGGAGTCGGCCCGGGAGCACTCGGGCCGGCTTCTGCTGCGTCTGGATGGCGTGAACGACCGCACGGCCGCGGATGCGTTGCGGGGCATGCTCTTCGTCGTCGACACCGCGGACCTGCCGCCGTCGGAGGATCCGGACGAGTACTACGACCACGAGCTCGAAGGGCTGCGCGTCGAACTCGGTGACGGAACCGTGGTCGGCACCGTGCGTGAAGTCCTGCATTCCGCTGCGGGAGAACTGCTTTCGATCAAGGCGTCCGAGGCGTTCCCGCCCGCGGGCCGAGAGATCCTGGTGCCCTTCGTGACTGCGATGGTGCCCACGGTCTCGATCGCCGACGGGCTCATCGTCATCGATCCGCCCGAGGGCCTGCTGGACGCGGAGTGA
- a CDS encoding RNA-binding protein — protein sequence MSAVVADAVEHLVRGIVANPEDVHVELITSRRGRTVEVHVHPDDLGKVIGRGGRTATALRTLVAGIGGKGIRVDVVDTDQ from the coding sequence ATGAGCGCCGTAGTCGCCGATGCCGTCGAGCACCTCGTTCGCGGCATCGTCGCCAATCCGGAGGACGTCCACGTCGAGCTGATCACCAGCCGTCGTGGCCGGACGGTCGAGGTGCACGTGCACCCGGATGATCTGGGCAAGGTGATCGGTCGCGGTGGTCGCACCGCGACCGCGCTGCGCACCCTCGTCGCCGGTATCGGCGGCAAGGGTATTCGCGTCGACGTGGTCGACACGGACCAGTAG
- the rpsP gene encoding 30S ribosomal protein S16: MAVRIKLTRMGKIRNPQYRIVIADARTRRDGRAIESIGKYHPKEEPSLIEIDSERAQYWLSVGAQPTEPVQRLLEITGDWQKFKGLPGAEGTLKVKAAKPSKLDLFNAALAAADNEPVAEAVTPKKKAAKKEEAAEADAAEATTEAAE; the protein is encoded by the coding sequence ATGGCTGTTCGCATCAAGCTGACCCGCATGGGCAAGATCCGCAACCCGCAGTACCGCATCGTCATCGCCGATGCCCGTACTCGTCGTGACGGCCGCGCCATCGAGTCCATCGGCAAGTACCACCCGAAGGAAGAGCCCTCGCTGATCGAGATCGATTCCGAGCGCGCCCAGTACTGGCTGTCCGTCGGCGCCCAGCCGACCGAGCCCGTGCAGCGTCTGCTGGAGATCACCGGCGACTGGCAGAAGTTCAAGGGCCTGCCGGGCGCCGAGGGCACCCTGAAGGTGAAGGCCGCCAAGCCGTCCAAGCTGGACCTGTTCAACGCCGCGCTGGCCGCCGCCGACAACGAGCCGGTCGCCGAGGCCGTCACCCCGAAGAAGAAGGCCGCCAAGAAGGAAGAGGCCGCCGAGGCCGACGCCGCTGAGGCCACCACCGAAGCCGCCGAGTAA
- a CDS encoding LppU/SCO3897 family protein encodes MHDQSNDRTQRPGEPPADAYWQRPPGPSHGVTGMPSGEPSQQIPAGGHAWQGAPGMPSGGPNPGAGLFAPVTYPPPGQGNLFPQGQIPPGTVPADGKRPLLRGWVWAALVAVIVLGVSAVIGVRVLTRDEPVAFPVGNCVSLEAATPVEYGCADSKSLYRIVGREDLVLPIESVCRDYNDATKAVAAPAQADTVLCLAPTRFHKTDPGALLPGDCVDVKGAGDSITSVPCDSTSLPAKVVAVEVHPYPMPVNSQACKDVAAARLAFAQASLVFRAVVVCAVPTDPKDMDNAQVGDCASRDAMALVACTDAGASARVLSVQTRTEQPAKPECSGVRGANAAFTTSSDKTDFVLLVCMGPADQKNSLYAVVGECLGSDNTASRSASSTRRVDCSDPAAKYVVSERIDSENAECETPAKLSYAPGVTPGLTICLARR; translated from the coding sequence TTGCACGACCAGTCGAACGACCGTACCCAGCGGCCGGGAGAGCCGCCCGCCGATGCCTACTGGCAGCGCCCGCCCGGCCCTTCGCACGGCGTGACCGGAATGCCCTCCGGTGAACCGTCGCAACAGATTCCGGCCGGTGGGCACGCGTGGCAGGGTGCGCCCGGGATGCCGTCCGGTGGCCCGAACCCGGGCGCGGGGTTGTTCGCGCCGGTGACGTATCCGCCGCCGGGGCAGGGAAATCTGTTCCCGCAGGGGCAGATTCCGCCGGGAACGGTGCCGGCGGACGGGAAGCGGCCGCTGCTGCGGGGGTGGGTGTGGGCCGCGCTGGTGGCGGTGATCGTGCTCGGGGTGTCGGCGGTGATCGGGGTGCGGGTGCTCACGCGGGACGAGCCGGTCGCTTTTCCGGTGGGCAACTGTGTGTCGCTGGAGGCCGCGACCCCGGTCGAATACGGTTGTGCGGACAGTAAATCGCTGTACCGCATCGTGGGCCGCGAGGATCTCGTGCTCCCGATCGAGTCGGTGTGCCGGGATTACAACGATGCCACCAAGGCCGTCGCCGCGCCCGCGCAGGCGGACACGGTGCTGTGTCTCGCGCCGACGCGGTTCCACAAGACCGATCCCGGCGCTTTGCTGCCCGGCGACTGTGTGGATGTCAAGGGTGCGGGTGACTCGATCACCTCGGTGCCGTGTGATTCGACATCGTTGCCCGCCAAAGTGGTTGCCGTCGAGGTGCATCCGTATCCGATGCCGGTGAATTCGCAGGCGTGCAAGGACGTTGCCGCGGCGCGGCTGGCGTTCGCGCAGGCGTCGCTGGTGTTCCGGGCGGTGGTCGTCTGCGCGGTGCCCACCGATCCGAAGGATATGGACAACGCACAGGTCGGGGATTGCGCGTCGCGTGATGCCATGGCCTTGGTCGCGTGCACCGACGCGGGCGCGTCGGCCAGGGTGCTGTCGGTGCAGACCCGCACTGAGCAACCGGCCAAACCGGAGTGTTCGGGTGTGCGCGGGGCGAACGCGGCGTTCACGACCTCGAGCGACAAGACCGATTTCGTGCTGCTGGTGTGCATGGGGCCGGCCGATCAGAAGAATTCGCTGTACGCGGTGGTCGGTGAGTGCCTCGGCAGTGACAACACCGCGTCGCGGTCGGCGTCGAGCACCCGCCGGGTCGACTGCTCGGATCCGGCGGCCAAGTATGTGGTGTCCGAACGGATCGATTCCGAGAATGCCGAGTGCGAGACTCCCGCGAAGCTCTCGTATGCCCCGGGGGTGACGCCGGGTCTCACGATCTGTCTGGCCCGCCGGTGA
- a CDS encoding amidohydrolase family protein has product MRLHFRGVVLPGEEVRDLWVHDGVISFEPVARAETVHASGWIVPGLVDAHCHVGIKYGGGDEDRDGAIAQAEVERDAGALLLRDAGSPIDTRFIDERADLPEIIRAGRHIARPKRYIRELGIELDDERDLPEIVAEQARRGDGWVKIVGDWIDRTVGDLAPLWSDAVLKEAIDAAHREGARVTAHVFGEDALYGLLGAGIDCIEHGTGLTDETLEMMAAHGTALVPTLINIDTFPEIADSAGKFPVYAAHMRDLHRRSRETVAKAHDAGIPVYTGTDAGGSIKHGRIADEIAALYGAGFSGHDALGASSWNARTWLGRPGIEPGAQADFVVYQQDPRLAPEVLATPSWVVLRGRVYDRRDPVTGYR; this is encoded by the coding sequence ATGCGTCTGCATTTCCGTGGAGTGGTGCTGCCGGGTGAGGAGGTGCGCGATCTGTGGGTGCATGACGGCGTGATCTCGTTCGAGCCGGTCGCGCGGGCCGAGACCGTGCACGCGTCCGGGTGGATCGTGCCCGGGTTGGTGGACGCGCACTGCCATGTCGGCATCAAATACGGTGGGGGAGACGAGGATCGGGACGGGGCGATCGCCCAGGCCGAGGTGGAGCGGGATGCGGGCGCGCTGCTGCTGCGCGATGCCGGGTCGCCCATCGATACCCGGTTCATCGACGAGCGTGCGGATCTGCCGGAGATCATTCGCGCCGGGCGGCATATCGCGCGGCCCAAACGCTATATCCGGGAACTCGGCATCGAGCTCGACGATGAACGCGATCTGCCGGAGATCGTCGCCGAGCAGGCCCGGCGCGGTGACGGCTGGGTCAAGATCGTCGGCGATTGGATCGACCGCACTGTCGGCGACTTGGCTCCGCTGTGGTCCGATGCCGTTCTCAAGGAGGCCATCGATGCCGCTCACCGCGAGGGTGCCCGCGTCACCGCGCACGTCTTCGGTGAGGACGCCCTCTACGGCCTGCTCGGCGCGGGCATCGACTGCATCGAGCACGGCACCGGTCTCACCGACGAGACCCTGGAAATGATGGCGGCCCACGGCACCGCCCTGGTCCCCACCCTCATCAATATCGACACCTTCCCCGAAATCGCCGACAGCGCAGGCAAATTCCCCGTCTACGCCGCCCACATGCGCGACCTGCACCGCCGCTCCCGCGAGACCGTCGCCAAGGCGCACGACGCGGGCATCCCCGTCTACACCGGCACCGATGCCGGCGGTTCGATCAAACACGGCCGCATCGCCGACGAGATCGCCGCCCTGTACGGTGCGGGTTTCTCCGGCCACGATGCCCTCGGAGCCTCCTCCTGGAACGCTCGCACCTGGCTCGGACGCCCGGGTATCGAACCCGGTGCCCAAGCGGATTTCGTTGTCTATCAACAAGATCCACGCCTCGCCCCGGAGGTTCTGGCCACCCCCTCCTGGGTGGTGCTGCGCGGCCGCGTCTACGACCGGCGCGACCCGGTGACCGGTTACCGCTAG